A genomic region of Castor canadensis chromosome 16, mCasCan1.hap1v2, whole genome shotgun sequence contains the following coding sequences:
- the Rgs14 gene encoding regulator of G-protein signaling 14 isoform X1: MPGKPKHLGVPNGRMVLAVSDGELSSTAASQDRCEGRGSNLSIHSLPSGSNSPFPTEEQPVASWALSFERLLQDPLGLAYFTEFLKKEFSAENVTFWKACERFQQIPASDTQQLAQEARNIYQEFLSSQALSPVNIDRQAWLGEEVLAQPRPDMFRAQQLQIFNLMKFDSYARFVKSPLYRECLLAEAEGRPLREPGSSRLGSPDTTRKKPKLKPGKSLPLGVEELGQLPLAEGPGGRPLLKSFRREMTGGTTNLTLRRESQGSLNSSASLDLGFLAFVSSKSESQSHRKSLGSTEGESESRPGKYCCVYLPDGTASLALARPGLAIRDMLAGICEKRGLSLPDIKVYLVGNEQKALILDQDCTVLADQEVRLENRITFELELAALERVVKISAKPTKRLQEALQPILAKHGLSLEQVALHRPGEKQLLDLEELVSTVAAQRLVLDSVPGRGYWSKDLIGYGSGPGERGSKWEANSLFTGAKIREASCTAPCGSQGFPPRTQDKVSHPFPLPPSLMVEVPSGSTAKRQTCDIEGLVELLNRVQSSGAHDQRGLLRKEDLVLPEFLQLPAQRPSPQEASPQTESDAQSRGGPSDSTTKPAL; the protein is encoded by the exons GTTCTGGCTGTTTCAGATGGAG AGCTGAGCAGCACAGCAGCGTCCCAGGACCGGTGCGAGGGCCGAGGAAGCAACCTCAGTATCCACAGTCTCCCCAGTGGTTCCAACAGCCCCTTCCCCACGGAGGAGCAGCCTGTGGCCAGCTGGGCTTTATCCTTTGAGCGTCTGTTGCAAGACCCACtgggcctggcttatttcaca GAATTCCTGAAGAAGGAGTTCAGCGCAGAGAATGTGACTTTCTGGAAGGCTTGCGAACGCTTCCAACAGATCCCAGCCAGCGACACCcagcag ctaGCTCAGGAGGCCCGCAACATCTACCAGGAGTTCCTGTCCAGCCAGGCGCTGAGCCCAGTGAACATCGACCGGCAGGCCTGGCTGGGCGAGGAGGTGCTGGCCCAGCCCCGTCCGGATATGTTTCGGGCACAGCAGCTTCAA ATCTTCAACTTGATGAAGTTCGACAGCTATGCCCGCTTTGTCAAATCCCCGCTGTACCGCGAGTGCCTCCTGGCCGAGGCCGAGGGTCGCCCCCTGCGGGAACCTGGCTCCTCGCGCCTGGGCAGCCCCGACACCACCAGAAAG AAGCCAAAGCTGAAGCCTGGGAAGTCGCTGCCGCTGGGCGTGGAGGAGTTGGGGCAGCTGCCCCTTGCTGAGGGCCCTGGTGGCCGTCCACTCCTCAAATCCTTCCGTAGAG AGATGACTGGAGGAACCACGAACTTAACCTTGCGCAGAGAGTCTCAGGGCTCCCTCAATTCATCTGCCAGTCTGGACCTGGGTTTCCTTGCCTTTGTTAGCAGCAAATCTGAG AGCCAGAGCCACCGGAAGAGCCTAGGGAGCACCGAGGGTGAGAGTGAAAGCCGCCCAGGGAAGTACTGCTGTGTGTACCTGCCCGATGGCACAGCCTCCTTGGCCCTGGCCCGACCTGGCCTCGCTATCCGCGACATGCTGGCAGGCATCTGTGAGAAACGAGGCCTCTCTCTACCTGACATCAAGGTCTACCTGGTGGGCAATGAGCAG AAGGCCCTGATCCTGGATCAGGATTGCACTGTGCTGGCGGACCAGGAAGTGCGGCTGGAGAACAGGATCACCTTCGA GCTGGAGTTGGCAGCACTGGAGCGCGTGGTGAAAATCTCAGCCAAGCCCACCAAGCGCCTGCAGGAGGCGCTGCAGCCCATCCTGGCAAAGCACGGCCTGAGCCTGGAACAGGTGGCACTGCATCGG CCAGGTGAGAAACAGCTGCTGGATCTGGAAGAGCTGGTGAGCACAGTGGCCGCCCAGAGACTGGTTTTGGATAGTGTTCCAGGTAGAGGATATTGGTCTAAGGACTTGATTGGATATGGCTCTGGCCCAGGAGAAAGGGGTTCCAAATGGGAGGCAAACTCTCTTTTCACAGGTGCAAAGATACGGGAAGCCAGCTGCACAGCCCCCTGTGGCAGTCAG GGTTTCCCTCCTAGAACCCAAGACAAGGTCAGTCATCCCTTTCCACTGCCACCCAGTTTGATGGTGGAGGTGCCCAGTGGTTCCACTGCAAAACGGCAGACCTGTGACATTGAAG GTCTGGTGGAGCTGCTGAACCGGGTGCAGAGCAGTGGGGCCCATGACCAAAGGGGCCTTCTTCGAAAAGAGGACCTGGTGCTTCCAGAATTTCTGCAGCTGCCTGCCCAAAGGCCCAGTCCCCAGGAGGCCTCACCACAGACTGAATCAGATGCCCAGTCCAGGGGGGGACCCTCGGACTCCACTACCAAGCCAGCCCTCTGA
- the Rgs14 gene encoding regulator of G-protein signaling 14 isoform X2: MPGKPKHLGVPNGRMVLAVSDGELSSTAASQDRCEGRGSNLSIHSLPSGSNSPFPTEEQPVASWALSFERLLQDPLGLAYFTEFLKKEFSAENVTFWKACERFQQIPASDTQQLAQEARNIYQEFLSSQALSPVNIDRQAWLGEEVLAQPRPDMFRAQQLQIFNLMKFDSYARFVKSPLYRECLLAEAEGRPLREPGSSRLGSPDTTRKKPKLKPGKSLPLGVEELGQLPLAEGPGGRPLLKSFRREMTGGTTNLTLRRESQGSLNSSASLDLGFLAFVSSKSESQSHRKSLGSTEGESESRPGKYCCVYLPDGTASLALARPGLAIRDMLAGICEKRGLSLPDIKVYLVGNEQKALILDQDCTVLADQEVRLENRITFELELAALERVVKISAKPTKRLQEALQPILAKHGLSLEQVALHRPGEKQLLDLEELVSTVAAQRLVLDSVPGAKIREASCTAPCGSQGFPPRTQDKVSHPFPLPPSLMVEVPSGSTAKRQTCDIEGLVELLNRVQSSGAHDQRGLLRKEDLVLPEFLQLPAQRPSPQEASPQTESDAQSRGGPSDSTTKPAL, translated from the exons GTTCTGGCTGTTTCAGATGGAG AGCTGAGCAGCACAGCAGCGTCCCAGGACCGGTGCGAGGGCCGAGGAAGCAACCTCAGTATCCACAGTCTCCCCAGTGGTTCCAACAGCCCCTTCCCCACGGAGGAGCAGCCTGTGGCCAGCTGGGCTTTATCCTTTGAGCGTCTGTTGCAAGACCCACtgggcctggcttatttcaca GAATTCCTGAAGAAGGAGTTCAGCGCAGAGAATGTGACTTTCTGGAAGGCTTGCGAACGCTTCCAACAGATCCCAGCCAGCGACACCcagcag ctaGCTCAGGAGGCCCGCAACATCTACCAGGAGTTCCTGTCCAGCCAGGCGCTGAGCCCAGTGAACATCGACCGGCAGGCCTGGCTGGGCGAGGAGGTGCTGGCCCAGCCCCGTCCGGATATGTTTCGGGCACAGCAGCTTCAA ATCTTCAACTTGATGAAGTTCGACAGCTATGCCCGCTTTGTCAAATCCCCGCTGTACCGCGAGTGCCTCCTGGCCGAGGCCGAGGGTCGCCCCCTGCGGGAACCTGGCTCCTCGCGCCTGGGCAGCCCCGACACCACCAGAAAG AAGCCAAAGCTGAAGCCTGGGAAGTCGCTGCCGCTGGGCGTGGAGGAGTTGGGGCAGCTGCCCCTTGCTGAGGGCCCTGGTGGCCGTCCACTCCTCAAATCCTTCCGTAGAG AGATGACTGGAGGAACCACGAACTTAACCTTGCGCAGAGAGTCTCAGGGCTCCCTCAATTCATCTGCCAGTCTGGACCTGGGTTTCCTTGCCTTTGTTAGCAGCAAATCTGAG AGCCAGAGCCACCGGAAGAGCCTAGGGAGCACCGAGGGTGAGAGTGAAAGCCGCCCAGGGAAGTACTGCTGTGTGTACCTGCCCGATGGCACAGCCTCCTTGGCCCTGGCCCGACCTGGCCTCGCTATCCGCGACATGCTGGCAGGCATCTGTGAGAAACGAGGCCTCTCTCTACCTGACATCAAGGTCTACCTGGTGGGCAATGAGCAG AAGGCCCTGATCCTGGATCAGGATTGCACTGTGCTGGCGGACCAGGAAGTGCGGCTGGAGAACAGGATCACCTTCGA GCTGGAGTTGGCAGCACTGGAGCGCGTGGTGAAAATCTCAGCCAAGCCCACCAAGCGCCTGCAGGAGGCGCTGCAGCCCATCCTGGCAAAGCACGGCCTGAGCCTGGAACAGGTGGCACTGCATCGG CCAGGTGAGAAACAGCTGCTGGATCTGGAAGAGCTGGTGAGCACAGTGGCCGCCCAGAGACTGGTTTTGGATAGTGTTCCAG GTGCAAAGATACGGGAAGCCAGCTGCACAGCCCCCTGTGGCAGTCAG GGTTTCCCTCCTAGAACCCAAGACAAGGTCAGTCATCCCTTTCCACTGCCACCCAGTTTGATGGTGGAGGTGCCCAGTGGTTCCACTGCAAAACGGCAGACCTGTGACATTGAAG GTCTGGTGGAGCTGCTGAACCGGGTGCAGAGCAGTGGGGCCCATGACCAAAGGGGCCTTCTTCGAAAAGAGGACCTGGTGCTTCCAGAATTTCTGCAGCTGCCTGCCCAAAGGCCCAGTCCCCAGGAGGCCTCACCACAGACTGAATCAGATGCCCAGTCCAGGGGGGGACCCTCGGACTCCACTACCAAGCCAGCCCTCTGA